A genomic window from Bdellovibrio sp. SKB1291214 includes:
- a CDS encoding dimethylarginine dimethylaminohydrolase family protein — MKFVRTLKECGANVMVLPFIHGAFDSVFMKDSAILKSTSKGLSALVTRLRCEQREVEAIERRTNLEKRGIHVWGQASSHLEGGDVVAFEKGQKIFMGHGFRSDRAVTKYLEKFFDCEVIPLELKDPNFYHLDVALAILQDGTAFACKDAFTAHSWEILNNSGLTSVIPVSRQETMSFGLNWVEIGDSVIVGSYVPRMSEILKAMGKTVRHVPLDQFQLAGGSAACLTSKAYDLESSAKGALMPLAAVDEYMYSFVNWK; from the coding sequence ATGAAATTTGTAAGAACACTTAAGGAGTGTGGCGCCAACGTCATGGTCTTGCCGTTTATTCACGGGGCCTTTGATTCTGTTTTTATGAAAGATAGCGCGATTCTGAAAAGTACCTCTAAGGGACTCTCTGCGCTTGTGACTCGCCTGCGCTGCGAGCAGCGAGAAGTTGAGGCGATCGAAAGAAGAACTAACTTAGAAAAGCGGGGTATCCACGTTTGGGGGCAGGCTTCCAGTCATCTTGAAGGTGGCGACGTCGTGGCTTTTGAAAAAGGTCAAAAGATCTTTATGGGGCATGGCTTCCGATCAGATCGTGCAGTTACCAAATATTTAGAGAAATTTTTCGATTGTGAGGTTATTCCGTTGGAACTCAAAGATCCAAATTTCTATCACCTCGATGTAGCCTTAGCGATTTTGCAAGATGGAACTGCCTTTGCCTGTAAAGATGCGTTCACTGCGCATTCCTGGGAAATCCTTAATAACAGTGGTCTCACCTCCGTCATCCCGGTAAGCCGACAAGAAACCATGAGTTTTGGTTTGAACTGGGTCGAGATTGGTGACTCGGTAATTGTCGGAAGTTATGTGCCAAGAATGTCTGAGATTTTAAAGGCGATGGGAAAAACAGTAAGACACGTGCCACTGGATCAATTCCAACTGGCTGGTGGCAGCGCTGCCTGTCTGACATCGAAAGCCTATGATTTGGAATCATCCGCTAAGGGTGCACTGATGCCTTTAGCTGCTGTCGACGAATATATGTATAGTTTCGTTAACTGGAAATAA
- a CDS encoding YrzE family protein — protein MNNDSYRNGNVELNGHRHLVCWRSALAGVVIGLVTMIGLLALSVAFGGIGLDDGSTVKNATIFAGVSIVVALIVGNFTGSYYSVRIARRRVDVVGVMQGLLVGGICVLLMVCHTMASVAMLGKVTGSALGAAASTAGGIAATQAPVINDMIQDSLGNRKLAADADVIVKGLASRLVRGDQESAKNYLAAQAGMTPEEADKAVATLKEKTDKAMEETRKAAATTLKAVGWSSFVMIVLAMIAAALGGMVGAVCNERRMIDVAR, from the coding sequence ATGAATAATGATAGTTATAGAAATGGAAATGTGGAATTGAATGGTCATCGCCATTTGGTTTGTTGGCGCTCGGCACTTGCAGGGGTTGTCATTGGTTTAGTGACGATGATCGGCTTGCTGGCGCTGTCCGTGGCATTCGGTGGAATTGGTCTTGATGATGGATCGACAGTTAAAAATGCGACGATCTTTGCGGGTGTCAGCATCGTCGTGGCTTTGATCGTCGGAAACTTTACCGGCAGTTATTACTCGGTTCGCATTGCTCGTCGCCGTGTCGACGTTGTAGGTGTGATGCAAGGTTTGTTGGTGGGAGGCATCTGTGTACTACTGATGGTCTGCCATACGATGGCGTCAGTCGCAATGTTGGGTAAAGTGACAGGTTCTGCCTTGGGTGCTGCGGCTTCGACAGCAGGTGGTATCGCAGCGACGCAAGCACCAGTAATTAACGATATGATCCAAGACAGCCTGGGTAATCGTAAGTTGGCAGCGGATGCGGATGTGATTGTTAAGGGGCTTGCTTCTCGTTTGGTGCGCGGCGATCAGGAGAGTGCAAAAAATTATCTGGCAGCACAAGCTGGCATGACTCCGGAGGAAGCTGACAAGGCTGTGGCAACATTGAAAGAGAAAACCGACAAAGCCATGGAAGAGACGCGCAAAGCCGCGGCTACAACTCTTAAAGCAGTCGGTTGGAGCAGCTTCGTGATGATCGTATTAGCGATGATCGCAGCCGCTTTAGGTGGAATGGTAGGAGCTGTGTGCAATGAACGTCGTATGATCGACGTGGCAAGATAA
- a CDS encoding DUF2614 family zinc ribbon-containing protein, with protein MMQKIFDFLFVWGIFIAPVVIIVGLLLRNKARLLAKLLVVLGLIYLLASSIVVFLIRSETQKQKDAGVHEYLEETKDSDKD; from the coding sequence ATGATGCAGAAGATTTTTGATTTTTTATTTGTATGGGGAATTTTCATCGCCCCGGTCGTGATCATTGTGGGATTGCTCTTAAGAAACAAAGCCAGGCTGCTTGCGAAACTCTTAGTGGTGTTAGGGCTCATCTATCTGCTTGCTTCTTCGATCGTGGTGTTTTTGATAAGATCTGAGACTCAAAAGCAAAAAGATGCCGGCGTTCATGAATACCTTGAAGAAACCAAAGATTCCGACAAAGATTAG
- a CDS encoding helix-turn-helix domain-containing protein — protein MKLRQSKPSVVEKAQVESYGDTIEVFMPIGRYLREKRIATLISQSEASDKLGYSGPQYLSNIENNKRNASPCLLMKMCELYGISKTEMRQVYIDSCARIAKKEAEKKWVKE, from the coding sequence GTGAAGTTACGGCAAAGTAAACCATCGGTGGTTGAAAAGGCCCAAGTTGAATCGTACGGTGACACCATTGAGGTGTTTATGCCAATTGGAAGATATCTGCGAGAAAAACGAATAGCTACTTTAATTAGCCAGTCGGAAGCCTCTGATAAACTAGGTTATTCCGGACCTCAATACCTGTCGAACATAGAAAATAACAAGCGAAATGCATCGCCTTGCCTGCTGATGAAAATGTGCGAGCTTTACGGAATCAGTAAGACGGAAATGAGGCAAGTCTATATTGATTCTTGTGCGCGAATCGCAAAAAAAGAAGCGGAAAAAAAATGGGTGAAAGAATGA
- the mutM gene encoding bifunctional DNA-formamidopyrimidine glycosylase/DNA-(apurinic or apyrimidinic site) lyase → MPELPEVEVVRKGLEQILIKEPTLLDIELKRPDLRDPIPLKKLKTLIGQKIKKVERRAKYLLLWTNKGGMLSHLGMTGTWRVAPLGDDRLHDHIYLHFSGGLRLAYRDPRRFGIFDFVAADDVAAHPRLKILGPEPLSAEFSGESLWQSLRNKEIALKVAIMDQKVVVGVGNIYASEALFAAKIKPSLPAKKLSLERANLLVREIRRILAESIEKGGSSISDFAQTSGESGYFQNTFKVYDRAGEPCVVCKQQIKSKVMGGRNTFWCGHCQK, encoded by the coding sequence ATGCCTGAACTACCCGAGGTCGAAGTCGTCAGAAAAGGTCTTGAGCAGATCCTGATCAAAGAGCCGACTCTTTTAGACATTGAATTGAAGCGTCCTGATTTGCGCGATCCCATTCCTTTAAAAAAATTGAAAACATTGATCGGGCAGAAAATCAAAAAGGTGGAGCGTCGTGCAAAGTACCTTCTGCTTTGGACGAACAAAGGCGGCATGCTTTCGCATCTTGGAATGACGGGGACATGGCGTGTGGCGCCTCTAGGTGATGACCGTTTGCATGATCATATCTATCTGCATTTTTCAGGGGGGTTGCGTCTGGCGTACCGCGATCCGCGGCGCTTTGGGATTTTTGATTTTGTTGCAGCAGATGATGTTGCTGCGCATCCAAGGCTTAAAATTTTGGGACCAGAACCCCTGAGTGCTGAATTTTCGGGCGAATCTTTGTGGCAGAGTTTACGCAATAAAGAGATCGCTTTGAAGGTTGCCATCATGGATCAAAAAGTGGTCGTTGGTGTGGGGAACATTTACGCCAGTGAAGCTCTTTTTGCGGCGAAAATTAAGCCGTCTTTACCTGCGAAAAAGCTCTCTCTTGAGAGAGCAAATCTATTGGTTCGAGAGATCCGTCGCATTCTTGCAGAGAGCATTGAAAAGGGTGGTTCCTCGATCAGTGATTTTGCACAAACTTCGGGCGAAAGCGGTTACTTTCAAAACACCTTCAAAGTATATGATCGTGCAGGAGAACCGTGTGTTGTGTGCAAACAACAGATCAAATCGAAAGTGATGGGCGGTCGGAATACTTTCTGGTGCGGACATTGCCAGAAATAA
- a CDS encoding acylneuraminate cytidylyltransferase yields MKAIVIAALLALSFTTGFTCSKNQPAETTTTTETTTTAPAADGAAAPAADATATPAADATATPAASPAAPAGETK; encoded by the coding sequence ATGAAAGCTATCGTTATCGCAGCTTTGCTAGCACTTTCTTTCACAACTGGTTTCACTTGCTCTAAAAACCAACCAGCTGAAACTACAACTACTACTGAGACTACTACTACAGCTCCAGCAGCTGACGGTGCAGCAGCTCCAGCAGCAGACGCTACAGCTACTCCAGCAGCTGATGCAACTGCTACTCCAGCAGCATCTCCTGCAGCTCCAGCTGGCGAAACTAAGTAA
- a CDS encoding acyl-CoA dehydrogenase: protein MDSISVYGYFLECCTWAWVLGSIVALLFVGFFGSPLIVWTILIAAIMVGFAAPMWLFVVGAVLAVIFNVPPIRTALVTSGVFAIFKKFQFLPKISDTEKAALDAGVVWVEKDLFSGKPNFQNLMNEAYPDLTAEEKAFVEGPVETLCKMIDHWEIYKTKEIPPAIWDYIKKEKFLGMIVPKEYGGLGFSALCHSEVIMKLSSRSLAVAIQVMVPNSLGPAELLAHYGTDAQKKHWLPRLADGLEIPCFGLTEPNAGSDAGAITSTGVLFKDTDGKIKIRLNWNKRWITLAAISSVIGLAFRLRDPENLLGKGEDLGITCGLIPSNTPGVVLGRRHDPLGTPFYNCPTQGKDVVVVAEDAIVGGIGGAGRGWMMLMECLAAGRGISLPAQATGGTKLAMRVTSAHAVVRRQFGVSIGKFEGVEEPLARIGASTYALEAMRRYCLGALDKGIKPGVITAMQKYYATEMGRKVIIDAMDIMGGAGISLGPRNVLAEIYIATPIGITVEGANIMTRTLIIFGQGALRAHPFAYAEVKAYEANDLKGFDRAFFGHIGHIVRNTCRAILLSFSRGYLAATPDCHPQMKVYFRRMSWASATFALLSDVAMGVLGGSLKMKEKITGRFADILAHMYIATAILRRFEAEGRKEEDLAFAHYNLKMCMVEIQKGFDGIFDNLKIPGARWFFKGWIGAWSRINSIGSQASDGWTHAIASEMMKEGGIRDRLTQGIYLPKERDQAVGRLDYAFSVSLRADAAEKKIKKAIRDKALPKQKTNTLVDEALNKNIITAEEAKLLKEADQVRYDAILVDDYNEEQYHANKVIP from the coding sequence GTGGATTCAATCAGCGTTTATGGGTATTTCTTAGAGTGCTGCACTTGGGCTTGGGTTTTGGGCTCGATTGTGGCGCTGTTGTTTGTTGGCTTCTTTGGAAGTCCTTTGATCGTTTGGACGATCTTGATTGCGGCAATCATGGTGGGCTTTGCGGCTCCGATGTGGTTGTTTGTTGTGGGTGCTGTTTTGGCAGTTATCTTCAACGTGCCGCCGATTCGTACAGCACTTGTTACTTCAGGTGTGTTTGCGATCTTTAAGAAGTTTCAATTCCTTCCTAAAATTTCTGATACTGAAAAAGCCGCTCTAGATGCGGGTGTGGTGTGGGTAGAGAAAGATCTTTTCTCTGGTAAACCCAACTTCCAAAATTTGATGAATGAAGCTTATCCAGATTTGACGGCGGAAGAAAAAGCCTTCGTTGAAGGCCCGGTTGAAACTCTTTGTAAAATGATCGACCACTGGGAGATCTATAAAACGAAAGAAATTCCTCCAGCTATTTGGGATTACATCAAGAAAGAAAAATTCTTAGGGATGATCGTTCCTAAAGAATACGGTGGTCTTGGCTTCTCGGCACTTTGCCACTCTGAAGTTATCATGAAACTTTCTTCGCGCTCTTTGGCAGTTGCGATCCAAGTCATGGTTCCGAACTCATTGGGTCCTGCAGAGCTTCTTGCTCACTACGGTACTGATGCTCAGAAAAAACACTGGTTGCCTCGTTTAGCGGATGGCTTGGAAATCCCATGCTTCGGTTTGACAGAGCCAAATGCCGGTTCTGATGCGGGTGCGATTACTTCTACGGGTGTTTTGTTTAAAGACACTGATGGTAAAATCAAAATCAGACTGAACTGGAATAAACGTTGGATCACGTTAGCGGCGATCTCTTCTGTTATCGGTTTGGCGTTCCGTCTTCGTGACCCTGAAAATCTTTTGGGTAAAGGTGAAGACCTTGGTATCACTTGCGGTTTGATCCCTTCTAACACGCCAGGCGTTGTTTTGGGTCGTCGCCATGATCCACTAGGAACTCCGTTCTATAACTGCCCAACACAAGGTAAAGACGTTGTCGTCGTTGCTGAAGATGCTATCGTTGGTGGTATCGGTGGTGCAGGTCGTGGTTGGATGATGTTGATGGAGTGTTTGGCGGCGGGTCGCGGTATCTCTCTTCCAGCTCAAGCTACAGGCGGTACTAAACTTGCGATGCGTGTGACTTCTGCTCATGCGGTTGTTCGTCGTCAGTTCGGTGTTTCTATCGGTAAATTTGAAGGTGTTGAAGAGCCTCTAGCTCGTATCGGTGCTTCGACTTATGCATTGGAAGCAATGAGAAGATATTGCTTGGGTGCTTTGGATAAAGGTATCAAACCAGGCGTTATCACAGCGATGCAAAAATACTATGCGACTGAAATGGGTCGTAAAGTGATCATTGATGCGATGGACATCATGGGCGGTGCGGGTATCTCTCTAGGTCCCCGTAACGTACTTGCTGAAATCTACATCGCAACTCCGATCGGTATCACGGTTGAGGGTGCAAACATCATGACTCGTACATTGATCATCTTTGGTCAAGGTGCGCTTCGTGCCCATCCATTTGCTTACGCTGAAGTAAAAGCATACGAAGCTAACGATCTAAAAGGTTTCGATAGAGCGTTCTTCGGTCACATTGGTCACATCGTACGTAACACGTGCCGTGCGATCCTATTGTCATTCTCTCGTGGTTACTTGGCTGCTACTCCAGATTGCCATCCACAAATGAAAGTCTACTTCCGTCGTATGTCTTGGGCATCGGCTACATTCGCATTGCTGTCTGACGTAGCGATGGGTGTGCTCGGTGGATCTTTGAAAATGAAAGAGAAAATCACAGGTCGTTTCGCAGATATCTTGGCCCACATGTATATCGCGACAGCTATCTTGCGCCGCTTCGAAGCAGAAGGCCGCAAAGAAGAAGACTTGGCATTTGCTCACTACAACTTGAAAATGTGCATGGTTGAAATCCAAAAAGGTTTCGATGGTATCTTTGATAACTTGAAGATCCCAGGTGCTCGTTGGTTCTTTAAAGGCTGGATCGGTGCTTGGTCTCGTATCAACTCCATCGGTTCTCAAGCTTCTGACGGTTGGACTCACGCTATTGCATCAGAAATGATGAAAGAAGGCGGTATCCGCGATCGTTTGACTCAAGGTATTTACCTTCCTAAAGAACGCGATCAAGCAGTAGGCCGTTTGGATTACGCTTTCTCGGTTTCTTTAAGAGCAGACGCTGCTGAGAAGAAAATCAAAAAAGCCATCCGCGATAAAGCTCTTCCTAAACAGAAGACGAACACATTGGTTGATGAAGCTTTGAATAAAAACATCATCACTGCTGAGGAAGCAAAACTTCTGAAAGAAGCAGATCAAGTTCGCTATGACGCGATCCTGGTTGATGATTACAACGAAGAGCAATACCACGCAAACAAAGTCATCCCTTAG
- a CDS encoding TIGR02147 family protein: protein MSSKPQVTTFIDYRLFLRHWYDFNKSQTPSFSFGTWTRQCGFKSRSALSNILHGTRNLGNDSIPLILNSLKLNPLEAEYFEHLVLYANASNFRTKEYHFQQIIALYKQHDGEDVKDVVKFLANPKTPRVHLLLTLQPLKCTAAFVAQTFEIPRSEALEILETIKACGLATYNEASGCWSSTTNNLRIPSTMSSTAIQSFHNNALTEAQNAIMLPSTERHFESMSLTLNQIEYEELKKDVDQFLSFLSKKYTSDSLDGSRICQMNLNIIPTSQRLEVPVSTAKDNAVSPSPALENIL from the coding sequence GTGAGCAGCAAACCTCAGGTCACCACCTTTATTGATTACCGACTGTTTTTACGTCATTGGTATGACTTTAATAAGTCCCAGACACCTTCCTTTTCCTTTGGCACTTGGACTCGCCAATGTGGTTTTAAAAGCCGTAGCGCCTTAAGCAACATTCTTCATGGAACTCGCAATCTGGGGAATGACTCGATACCACTTATTTTAAATTCCTTAAAATTAAATCCTTTAGAGGCTGAATACTTTGAACACTTAGTCCTTTATGCCAACGCTTCCAATTTTCGCACTAAGGAATATCACTTCCAGCAGATCATCGCTTTATACAAACAACATGATGGCGAGGACGTTAAAGATGTCGTTAAGTTTTTGGCAAATCCTAAAACGCCTCGTGTGCATCTGCTTTTAACTCTTCAGCCTCTAAAATGTACGGCAGCATTCGTCGCACAAACATTTGAAATCCCAAGATCAGAAGCCCTGGAAATTTTAGAAACTATCAAAGCCTGTGGACTTGCAACTTACAACGAAGCCAGCGGGTGTTGGTCTTCGACGACTAATAATTTGCGAATTCCAAGTACAATGAGCAGCACCGCGATTCAGTCCTTCCATAACAATGCTTTAACCGAGGCACAAAACGCCATCATGCTGCCTTCCACAGAACGTCATTTTGAGTCTATGTCCCTCACTTTGAACCAGATAGAATACGAAGAACTTAAAAAAGACGTCGACCAATTTTTAAGCTTCTTAAGCAAGAAATACACGTCAGATTCGTTAGATGGTTCGCGCATTTGCCAAATGAATCTTAACATCATTCCGACAAGTCAACGACTTGAAGTCCCCGTTTCAACTGCTAAAGACAATGCCGTTTCACCCTCCCCTGCATTGGAGAACATTCTATGA
- a CDS encoding ParB-like protein, with protein MKKKKILSLRPSQLAMSLLEVEIKTKEYKKMSPKKLKKTLSEEPVPVVQAPNGDLYLIDNHHKTCALWMAGVKSVYVKVVYRFPKSVSYREFWRRMIKNHWAHPFDTRGNGPVDSLYFPKDIRGIGNDPYRTLAWLCRQHGGYKNSKKTFAEFKWANYFRKKRLLKSSYLTDFRLGLKKALVAARHPDARRLPGYMGKDEI; from the coding sequence ATGAAAAAGAAAAAGATTTTATCTCTTCGGCCCTCCCAACTTGCCATGAGTCTTTTGGAAGTTGAAATCAAAACAAAAGAATACAAAAAAATGAGCCCTAAAAAGCTTAAAAAAACTCTTAGTGAAGAGCCTGTTCCCGTGGTGCAAGCGCCTAATGGAGATCTTTATCTGATCGATAATCATCACAAAACCTGCGCCCTGTGGATGGCGGGAGTGAAAAGCGTTTATGTCAAAGTCGTATACCGTTTTCCTAAATCAGTTTCCTATCGTGAGTTTTGGAGACGCATGATTAAAAATCATTGGGCGCATCCCTTTGATACTCGTGGAAACGGCCCCGTTGATTCTTTGTATTTCCCTAAAGACATCCGGGGAATCGGCAATGACCCTTATCGAACGTTAGCATGGCTATGTCGCCAACATGGGGGCTATAAGAATAGCAAAAAGACTTTTGCGGAATTCAAATGGGCCAATTACTTCCGCAAGAAAAGACTTTTGAAATCAAGTTATCTGACGGATTTCCGATTGGGACTCAAAAAAGCCCTGGTCGCGGCTCGCCATCCCGATGCGCGACGCTTACCTGGATACATGGGGAAAGACGAAATATGA
- a CDS encoding DUF3943 domain-containing protein produces the protein MASQLPEHLKELQELKDRQQALEKQIALEVEELKQLQLKLYPPPPERSGKELAVNFGMVYGAQWAVYLVTQHETIQEHGSWDNFFSYPLRPDFDKDSFDYNIVKHAISGNYYYLFYRSRGYSEVEAFQWTILSSLAFEFAVETFTERPSFQDMYQTPVYGTLLGMGAERASEDFLKRESKFAHVFGYLLNPFELIKDKKSDVTSMPIIQPDSLGLLVSWRF, from the coding sequence GTGGCATCGCAACTGCCTGAGCATCTAAAAGAACTCCAAGAGCTGAAAGATCGCCAACAGGCTTTAGAAAAACAAATCGCCCTAGAAGTGGAAGAGCTAAAACAGCTTCAATTGAAACTTTACCCGCCTCCCCCTGAAAGATCAGGAAAAGAATTGGCCGTTAACTTTGGAATGGTTTACGGCGCCCAATGGGCCGTTTACCTAGTCACCCAACACGAAACTATTCAAGAGCATGGCTCCTGGGATAACTTCTTTAGTTATCCGCTGCGACCTGATTTCGACAAAGACTCCTTTGATTATAATATCGTCAAACATGCGATCTCGGGGAATTACTATTACCTATTTTATCGCTCTCGCGGCTATTCAGAAGTCGAAGCCTTTCAATGGACGATCTTATCTTCACTGGCATTTGAATTTGCTGTGGAAACATTTACCGAAAGACCCAGCTTTCAAGACATGTATCAGACACCCGTGTATGGAACTTTACTGGGCATGGGAGCAGAGCGGGCCAGTGAGGATTTTTTGAAACGCGAATCTAAATTCGCCCATGTATTTGGTTACCTCTTAAATCCTTTCGAGCTTATTAAAGATAAAAAATCAGATGTGACATCGATGCCTATTATTCAACCCGACTCCCTGGGACTTCTTGTGTCCTGGAGGTTTTAG
- a CDS encoding hemolysin family protein, which produces MTELLVVIICLLINMILSGAEMAFVTVRKVQLQKISAKDIRARLLLKLKASPERTLSVIQIGITVVGAVAAAVGGAGAEEALSPLYIEYFNLSSSTADALSIVTVVLPLSYLSVVVGELVPKTLALRNSLTIALWTARSLYWGEKVLSPFVSILEKSTHMILKIFSLGQSHEHGHGEHDFELEDLPHQTKQYIMNLVSADKMLARDIMVPWKEVVFVRKDDAIEDVETIIVNSGHTRIPVMHDNEIVGLINSKEFFTALKYKNVDWQTLIRPVLKFKAFEPVFRILVQMQQQNSHMAIIYERANLHGLVTMENIFEEIIGDIFDEDDDGFVKKLLAAKSRRRP; this is translated from the coding sequence GTGACTGAGTTATTAGTCGTCATCATCTGTCTATTGATCAATATGATCCTATCTGGCGCCGAGATGGCCTTTGTAACTGTTCGTAAAGTTCAGCTGCAAAAAATCTCTGCCAAAGATATCCGCGCACGCCTGCTTTTGAAACTGAAGGCAAGTCCCGAGCGCACACTCTCCGTCATCCAAATCGGTATTACGGTCGTGGGTGCTGTTGCCGCCGCCGTGGGTGGTGCGGGAGCTGAAGAAGCCCTTTCCCCCCTGTATATTGAATACTTCAATCTTTCCTCGAGCACTGCAGACGCGCTTTCAATTGTGACAGTGGTTTTACCATTGTCCTATTTAAGCGTCGTTGTTGGTGAGCTTGTGCCCAAGACCTTAGCGCTGCGTAACTCACTGACCATCGCTTTGTGGACAGCTCGCAGTCTTTACTGGGGCGAGAAAGTTCTTTCTCCATTTGTGTCGATTTTAGAAAAATCAACCCACATGATTTTGAAGATCTTCTCCTTAGGCCAGTCTCACGAACATGGTCACGGCGAGCACGACTTCGAATTGGAAGATCTGCCCCATCAAACAAAACAATACATTATGAACCTAGTGAGCGCCGACAAAATGCTTGCCAGGGACATCATGGTGCCCTGGAAAGAGGTTGTCTTTGTTCGTAAAGACGATGCCATTGAAGACGTTGAAACAATCATCGTTAATTCAGGGCACACTCGCATACCGGTTATGCATGATAATGAAATCGTGGGGCTGATTAACTCTAAAGAATTTTTTACGGCGTTAAAGTATAAAAACGTCGATTGGCAGACCCTGATTCGCCCGGTTTTAAAGTTCAAAGCCTTTGAGCCCGTCTTCCGCATCCTGGTGCAAATGCAGCAGCAGAACTCGCACATGGCGATCATTTATGAACGTGCGAATTTGCATGGCTTGGTCACCATGGAAAATATCTTTGAAGAAATCATCGGCGACATCTTTGACGAAGATGACGATGGCTTCGTTAAAAAGCTTTTGGCAGCGAAGTCTCGCCGCCGCCCTTAA
- a CDS encoding response regulator: MVLETNSSTSLEKQRIPRVLVIDDSLDSVKLMSHILDHYKCDVTMAFDGQDAIPLLASKPYDLVVLDWQMPQMGGRDTLLLMDRLLTEKKVNKIKKTIPVVIYTGHSEEELDLPLVRNFSYLGFINKRQAFSSMMRSFNFILKSI; encoded by the coding sequence ATGGTGCTAGAGACCAATTCATCAACATCGCTAGAGAAACAACGCATCCCTCGAGTGCTTGTCATTGATGACAGTTTAGACTCAGTGAAATTGATGTCCCACATTTTGGATCATTATAAATGCGACGTAACTATGGCCTTCGACGGTCAAGACGCCATTCCCCTGCTTGCAAGCAAACCTTATGACCTTGTCGTATTGGATTGGCAGATGCCACAGATGGGTGGCCGCGATACGCTTTTGTTAATGGATCGTCTGTTGACCGAAAAGAAGGTGAACAAAATTAAGAAGACAATCCCCGTGGTGATATACACAGGTCACAGCGAAGAAGAGCTGGATTTACCACTAGTTAGAAACTTTTCTTATCTTGGTTTCATAAATAAACGCCAAGCTTTCAGCTCAATGATGCGCTCGTTCAACTTCATACTCAAAAGCATCTAA